In Tumebacillus amylolyticus, the genomic stretch TTCGCGGCATGACCGCAGGTGCGGTTAAGGGATGAGAAATTGTAAGACTCAAGGAGTGTGAGCGGTTTTGAAAAAGTTTCCGAACGATTTTCTGTGGGGAGTTGCGACGGCGAGTTATCAGATTGAAGGCGCAGCACACGAGGACGGGCGCACGTCGTCGATCTGGGACGACTTCGCCCGCACACCGGGCAGGGTCTACGAAGGTCATACGGGCGACGTGGCGTGTGACCATTACCACCGCTATCCGGAGGACGTCCAACTGATGAAGGAACTCGGCGTGCAGGCTTATCGCTTTTCGATCTCGTGGCCGCGCATCTTTCCGGAGAAGGGGGTGATCAATCCGGAGGGCTTCACGTTCTATCGTCGTCTGATCACCGAATTGAAGGAGCAGGGCATTCAACCGGCGGCGACGATCTACCACTGGGATCTCCCGTCATGGGCACAGGCGGAGGGCGGGTGGACGAACCGAGAGACGGTCGGACACTTTTTGCAATATGCCCAAGCGCTGTTCCAAGAGTTTGGTGACGAAATCCCGGTCTGGATTACACATAACGAGCCTTGGTGCGCCGCGTTTCTCGGCTATGGTGAAGGCGTTCATGCGCCGGGACACCGCAATTGGCGTGAAGCGTTGGCAGCGTCGCATCACTTGCTCCTCTCACATGGGCTGGCTGTGCAAGCGTACCGCGACATGGGGCTGCAAGGGCAAATCGGGATCACGCTGAACTTCACGCCAACCGACGCGGCCACTTCGTCTCCTGAAGATGTCGCGGCGGCGGCACGTTGGGACGGGTACGCGAACCGTTGGTTCGTGGAGCCGCTTTTCAAAGGCGTGTATCCGGCAGACATGGTGGCCTGGTTCGAGGGTCAAGTGGGATCGTTTGACTTCTTGCAACCGGGGGACTTGGCGACGATTGCGGTGCCGATCGATTTTCTCGGTGTGAACTACTACAGCCGCAACGTTTCCAAGCAAGGCACGGAACATGAACTGTTGCAGGTAGACTTCCAAGAGGGCGGCGGGCCGGTAACCGATATGGGCTGGGAAGTGCATCCGCAGTCTCTGTTGCAATTGTTGAGACGGTTGGAAGCGGAGTATGTGGGACGATTGCCGCTCTACATCACGGAGAACGGAGCAGCTTACCCGGACTCGCTCACGGACGGGGCGGTGCATGACGAAGACCGTATCTCGTACTTGCAACAGCATTTGGAAGTCTGCCAGCAATTCGTGGCAGAGGGCGGCAACTTGCAGGGGTACTACGTTTGGTCGTTCCTCGACAATTTCGAGTGGGCGTTCGGGTACTCCAAGCGGTTTGGCATCGTGTATGTGGATTATGAAACGCAAGAACGTTTCCCGAAGGACAGTGCGCGTTGGTTTGCAGAGACTATTGGAAATAACGGTGTGAAGGTTATAAAAAGGGAGGATTTCACATGAGCAAAAAGAAAACCTGGGTGGGCGTCGGCACATCCTTGGTGACGGCGGCGGCGCTGACATGGCCGGGTGCCGGGGTTGGGTTTGCAGGAACGACGGTCGCTGTGGGAGCCGGCAGTTACACCACGGCACTGCCCGCCGGACAGACCGGTGTGCAAGGCGCGATCTACAAAACGGCCAACGTCACCGGCGCCATGCCGACCAACGATTGGTGGAGCTCGGTGGCGTGGGAGCAATACTCGGACGCGATGTTCCCGCATCCGCTCGCCGTTCAAGCGGGGCAGTCCGGCCTCGCCCTCGGCTATCCGACCCAAAGCGCAGCGTCCAATACGATGTACGGCTCGATGCAAAATGACATGACGCTCGGCACGGTGGCGGGCACCTACCCGGATACCAAAGTCGACGGGTACTCGGACTGGACGGTTTCGATGCTCTGGAGCAACGGCGCCAACTCGATGCGCGTGACCAGCGGGCACGGTCTGCCGTTTGTGTACAGCACTTTCGCAGGCACCACGCCGAAGTTGACGTTTGGCAGTACGCCGACCGTTTGGTCCGGCGGCAACGGGTCGAACGTGCTGGGGGTCACCGTAAACGGACGACATTACGCGCTGTTCGGTCCCACCGGCTCCGCTTGGTCGGGTGTGGGAACTTCGACGCTCACCAACAATTTGGGCGGCAAAAACTATCTCTCCATCGCCGTCCTCCCCGACAACTCGGCCGCGACGTTGAACGCGTTCAAAGCCTATGCCTACTCGTTTGTAACCGATACGAAAGTTTCGTGGTCGTACAACGCGTCGACTTCCAAAGTCAGCACCACCTACAATGTGACGACGACACCCAAGGAAGGCACCCAGACCGGCACGATCATGGCGCTGTACCCGCATGAGTGGAAGTCGACGACGACCCCGCTGTCCTCGTACACATACGACAGCATCCGGGGCACGATGAAGACGGTCACAGGCTCGTCCTTCACCACGGCGCTGACGTACCAAGGCATCACCCCGTACCTGCCCCCGGTCGGTGATTATGATGCGGCGACGTTGAACAACTACGTTGAGCAGGTGCGCACCGAAGTGAACAACCACAACTTCGGCACTTCGGCCGACTCCTACTGGGGCGGCAAGTACCTGCAACGCATCTCGAACCTCGTTCCGGTGGCCCAGCAACTCGGAAACACGGCGGCGGTCAACAACTTCGAGTCGTTCTTGGAGAGCAAGTTGAGCGAATATCTCAAAGCGACAGACTCCACGGGCGCTGTCAAAGCGAACAACTTGTTCTACTACGACAACAACTGGGGCACGCTGATCGGCTATCCGGCAAGCTACGGCTCGAACAACGAGCTCAACGACCACCACTTCCATTACGGCTACTGGATTCGCGCCGCTGCCGAAGTGGCGCGCAACAACCCGGCATGGGCACAGAGCGGCAACTGGGGCGGCATGGTCAACACGGTGGTCAAAGACATCGCAAACTGGGACCGTACCGATACGTCGTTCCCGTTCCTGCGCAACTTTGACCCGTACGCGGGGCATTCGTGGGCTTCCGGTCATGCGAAATTCGGGGACGGCAACAACCAAGAGTCCTCTTCGGAAGCGGTCAACGCGTGGGCGGCGCTCATCCTCTGGGGGGAGCAGACCGGCAACACGCAGATTCGCGACCTCGGCATCTACCTGTACACAACGGAGACCCAAGCGGTCAACCAATACTGGTTCAACGTCGACGGCACGAACTTCAAACCGGGCTTCAACCACAACTACTCTTCGATGATCTGGGGCGGCAAGTCCGACTATGCGACTTGGTTCACCGCCGATGTGCAGAAGATTCGCGGCATCAACATCTTGCCGGTCACGGCGGCGTCCAACTACCTCGGGTATTCGCCGACCTACTCCGCAAACTTCCTAAACCAGTTGAAAGCGGAGAACGGCAACTCCAATGCGTGGACGTCTTGGGCCGATATCCTCTGGGAGTACCAAGCGCTCTACGATCCGGCGGGGGCGATTGCGCTGTTCAACGCCAACCCCGGATACACGCCGGAAGAGGGCGAATCCAAAGCGCACACCTACCACTGGCTGCATGAGCTGAACGTGCTCGGCCAACTCGATACCACCGTCACGGCCAACACACCGCTCTATGCCGTTTACAAAAAAGGCACAACCCGCAACTACGTCGCGTACAACGCCTCCTCCACAGCGAAGACGGTCACCTTCTCCGACGGCAAGACCCTGAGCGTCCCGGCGAACTCCATCGCGACGTCAGCCGCTCCGAACAACGGCGGCGGTGGCGGTGGCGGCACCGATCCGACCCCGTCCACAGGCAATCTCTTTTATGTAAAAAGCGGCGGTGCCCTCAGCACGACCGCAGGCACCACAGCTTTGACCGACACGATTGCGTCTGCCGGCGGTGTCAACCACGACGGTACGCCGACCAACCCGTCCGTCTACACGATCAGCAACGTGAGCGGGACCTACGATTCCACGAAAGCCACGGGATTTGACCTGTTCGTTGACGCAGGCGCGAACATTGCGGACGGCGTACAAGCGCAAGTGCAATACGACTTCACGGGGGACGGTACGTGGGATCGCACGGAGACCTACTCGTACTTCCCGACCAACGACGTCGTGGGCTTTGAAGACTACAAGCAAACCCAAGGTCTGCAATCGGCCAGCGGTACGTTCCAAAACCTCAGCAACGGCAAAGTCCGCATCCAAGTCTGGAATGCGATCGGCAACAGCGCAACCACGCTTCGTGTCAACGCCGGAACGTCGGAAGGCTCGCAATCCAAGCTCACCATTCCGTTCAACTAAGGGTAGAAAAAAGGGAAGTCCTCCGCACACGGGGACTTCCTTTTTTATGGTAGGATAGAAAGCAAGAGCGTATCTGACAGCCAGAGAGGGATGAACAGTTCGATGGAACACCTCATCAACCCAAACGTCCGCGAGATTCAAGTCTCCGGCATCCGCAAATTTTCCAATCGCGTGGCGGCCTACCCCAACGCGATTTCCTTGACGCTCGGTCAGCCGGACTTCCCGACACCCGAGCATATCAAAGAAGCGGCCAAGCGCGCACTCGACGCCAACCGCACCGTCTACACGCACAACGCCGGCCTGCTCGAGTTGCGCAAAGCCGCTTGTGATTTCGTTGCCACCCGATACGGCCAACAGTACGACCCGGAAACGGAGGTCATCACCACGACGGGCGCTTCCGAAGCGATCGACATCACGTTGCGCACGATTCTCGTCCCAGGCTCCGAAGTGATTCTGCCGGGACCTGTCTATCCGGGATATGAACCGATCATCAAGCAATGCGGAGCGATCCCGGTCTACGTGGACACTCGCGAGACCGGATTCAAGATGACGCCGGAAGCCATTGAGGCGAAACTCACCGACAAGACTCGCGCCGTCCTCTTGCCATACCCGTCCAATCCGACCGGAGTCGTGCTCTCCCGCGAAGACTTGAAGGGAATCGGAGATCTCTTGCGCGACCGTGAAGTCTTCGTGGTTTCCGATGAGATCTACAGCGAGCTCGTCTACAGCGAAGAGGGCCACCGCTCCATCGTCCACGAGCCGGGCATGCGCGACAAAACCATCGTGATCAACGGCCTGTCCAAGTCGCACTCCATGACCGGCTGGCGAATCGGCTTCACGTTCGCACCGGCCGCCATCTCGCAACACATCTTGAAAGTCCACCAATACAACGTTTCGTGCGCCTCGTCCGTTTCGCAGTACGCCGCACTCGAAGCGTTGACCCACGGCGTCGACGATGCGCTCGCCATGCGCGTTGAATACCGCAAACGTCTCGACTACGTGCATGACCGTTTGGACCTGATGGGTCTGCCGTGCGTGAAACCGGACGGGGCGTTCTATTTGTTCCCGTCGATTCAACACTTCGGGATTCCGTCCTTGGAGTTTTGCGTGCGCCTCTTGGAGCAGGAACAACTCGCCGTCGTGCCGGGGGACGCTTTTTCCGAATATGGGGAAGGGTTCCTGCGCATCTCGTATGCGTATTCGATGGAATCGCTCAAGGAAGCGTTGGATCGCCTGCAACGCTTCGTGACCTCTTTGTAGAAAAAAAACGACCAACCCGCATCCGGGTTCGGTCGTTTTTTTAAGAAGCGGAGCCGCCGCGAAGGTATTGAAAGATTCCCGAAGTGATCGTCGCAAGCAAGATGCATTGCAAGACCGCAACTTCCACGAAAAACTCGTACAACGTCACGCCTGCGAGTGCAAAGGCGACGGCGTACCAATATTTGCGGGAGCGTTGGAACGCACGCTCTGCTGCATGGCGGACGAAGGCATCATAGAGGTCTTGCAGGTTGTATCGGAGGTACGGAGAAAGATAGTCGGCCTTTAACGAATGGCGGGAGATGTCCAGTTTCAGCGCATGGGCCACCTCGTCAAGAATGTCGAGGTTTTGCTTGGCATCCGGGGAGAGATCGTGCAGGAACGTGACTCCTTGCAAGGGAGTCGAGCGCAAGCCGTGCGCGAGGCGGCGTTCTTGGACGGTTTCGAGAAAGAGGTCGAACGAAACTTTTTTCATAAGGAGATCCCTCCGTATTATCAGAAATGTTGTATAATTTGACCCGAACTTGGGCAGAACGTTACAGTGAATAGATTGCAGTTTTGTAACAAAATTGACAAGGGGTTTCGCTGCGCGTATGATTAAATTAGATGATTCTCTAAATATCTAAGGGGGAGGGGGATTTCATGAACGAGTCGTTCAAGGCGTTGTCCGACCCGACACGGCGGCAGATTATCAAGCTGTTGCGCGAGCGTGATCGGACGGCGGGCGAGATCGCCGAGCATTTTTCCATGACGAAGCCGAGCATCTCCCACCATTTGAATTCACTGAAAACTGCAGGGCTTGTCTATGACGAGCGTCATGGGCAGAACATCGTGTATTCGCTGAATACCACGGTGGTGCAGGAAGTCATGAGTTGGTTTTTTGAAGTCCTGGGGATGGATGGAGAAAAAGGAGATGAGGATCGATGAAATCCAAAATCAAATGGGGCTGGCGAGACCTCTTGCTTGCGGTGATCGGCCTGCTCCCGATCGTGTACTTTGCTCTGGTATACGGCTCTCTGCCGGATTCGATGGCGACGCACTTCGGCTTGGGGGGAGACGCGAACGGGTGGGAGAGCAAGGGGACGTTTCTCGGCGTTTCGGTCCTGCTGACTCTCGGGGTGCCCCTGTTCATGAAAGTGACGCGCCGCATCGACCCGCGCTCGGAGAACTACGACAAGTTCGACCATGTGTACGAAATTTTCCGCATGGCGATGACGTTGTTCCTGTCGGCGGTGGTGACGGTGGTGGTATTCTACAACCTCGGGTATGACTTCAACATGCAGATGTTTGCGATGATCGGGCTCGGGTTGTTCCTGATCTTGACCGGCAACTACATGGGGCAAGTGCGCTATAATTACTTCGTCGGGATCAAAACGCCGTGGACGCTCGCCAACGAGGACGTCTGGAAACGCACACACCGCGCCAACGGGCCGTTGATCGTCATCACAGGGCTGGTCGCATTGGTCTGCGCCTTTTTGCCGGGCGATGTGGCGGCGTGGGTGTTCGGCGTGGTCTTTGCCGGTTCGATGTTGGTGTTCCCGTTCTTGTATTCGTATCTGGCGTGGAAGAAGCTGATGACAGAAGGGAAGTAAGGCATGGGCATTCTGATCTTGCTCGCCCTGTTTGCAGGGCTGAACGTGTATGCATATGCGCTGATGGGCTACGACAAACGACAAGCCAAGCGCGGCGGACAGCGAGTGCGGGAGCGGACGCTTTTTCTGCTCTCGTTTGCGGGTGGGTGCATCGGGATTGAGATGGGGATGAAGAAATTCCGGCACAAAACCCAGCACCGTTCGTTCAAAATCTTGGTACCGCTGTCGTTTGTGACGGTGGCGTTGATGTATGGAGCCTTGCTGAAATTGATGCTGTAGGGAAAAGGAAAGCCAAGGGCCGCGGAGCGGACCTTGGCTTTTTTTAGTGGCGAAGCAGGCGAAGAAGTTGTTCGGTGCGGTCGGCCGTCCAAGCGGCGGCATGGAGCAGCGCGTCATCGAGCGAGCAAGGACCGGGCACGAGGGAAAAAGCGGCCTGTAGGCCGAGTTCGTCAAGTTCGACGCCCGTGAGTGCCGTACTGCCGCAGAGGGCGATGACGGGAACCTCATGGAGTCGTGCGAGACGGCAGACGCCGGCAATGGTTTTGCCGGACAGCGTTTGGTCGTCGAGACGGCCTTCGCCCGTGAGGACGAGGTCGGCGTCCCGCAGGTGGTCTTCAAAACGCAAGGTTTCGAGGATGACTTCGATGCCGGGGCGGAGGGTGCAAGGCAAGAACGCGAGCAAACCCGCCGCCGTGCCGCCTGCCGCGCCCCCGCCGGGGAGTGTGAGGAAGTCGGTATCGACTGAAATCGCTGTGTTCATCGGGCCGCCGAGTCGTTGAAGGTGTTGATGAACAACGTCTCCAAATCGCGTCAGAGCGAGGTCGAGTTGGGGAACTTGCTCGGGGGACGCCCCCTTTTGCGGGCCGAAGACCGCAGAGGCTCCCGCTGGGCCGGTAAGTGGGTTTTGGACGTCTGATGCGAGGAGAAAACGGGACTCCTGCAAGCGGGGATCGAGATCGGACGCGTCGATGTCGTGTAGTTGGGCAAGGGCCGACCCGCCACGGGGAAGGTCCTTTTTTTCCGTGTCGAGCAGTTTGAGGCCGAGGGCTTGCAAGAGGCCGGCTCCCGCGTCATTGGTCGCGCTTCCACCAAGTCCGATGAGGAACTGACGATGCCCGGCGTCGAGCGCGTGTTTGAGAAGTTCACCTGTGCCGTACGTTGTGGTACGCAACGGATTGCGCTCGTCGGGGAGAAGCAGGGTGAGGCCGGATGCTTGGGCGAGTTCGATGACCGCTGTGTGATTCGGCAGCACGCCATACGCTGCTTGGACGGGACGGCCGAGCGGGTCGGTGACGTCCACGTGTACCAAGTGACCTCCTGTTGCTTGGACGAGAATTTCCATCGTGCCCTCGCCTCCGTCTGCCAGTGGCAAAGAGAGCACCTCTGCGTGCGGGAAGACCCGTCGAATTCCTTGGGTCATTGCGACGCAGAGGGCGGGGGCGGAGAGAGAGCCTTTGAAGGAGTCGGGGGCGAGGAGGATTTTTTTCATGCTTGGAGTTCGCGGGTGATTCTGTCGATGTTGTCTTGGTGGAAGCGGCGCAGTTGGGGCGCATACTTCCAGGGGTCGATCATCGCGCTCAATTCGGCTTGCTTGTCGTGTTGCACGCAATCGCGAACTTGTGCGATGTACGCAAGTGATTCCTTGGTGCGGCGGCGAATCTCATCTGTGTGTTGAGTCGCGGAGCCGTGTCCGGGGACGAGGAGCGAGATGTTATGAGTTTGCAGGATCTGTTCGACTTTTTGCATCGTAGTGTCGTACTCGGTGCTGCTGTAATAGATGAAGGGAAACTCGGCGTCGGAGAGATAATCTCCGGCGAGGAAGACGCCAAGCGGCTCGACGATGGTGAACAGTCCGTCCCTGGTATGTCCGTGCGCGTGGTAGAACGTGAGCGTCGTGTCCCCGAACGTGAGGAGTTGACCGTCGTGTTCGATGACGAGATCGACGGACGGAAACTCGATCGGGTAGGGACGATCGAGGTAGTAGTTGCCGTCAAAGTTCCGGATGGCATCCAGTTTGCGCTGACGATCAACGTCCGGATAGGTGTGGACGGCTTGAGACGCGATGACGGTTGCGTCCGGGAACGCACGGTAGCCGATGATGTGATCCCAGTCTGCGTGTGTGAACAACAAATAGAGCGGGCGTCCGGCGCGGATGGCTTCGACGTGTTGGCGAATCTCTTCCACTTCGCCCGGCAGCCAGCAGGGGTCGACGACCAAGACGAGGTCCGGCGTTTGGAGAACGGTCGACGTGGTTTGTTGGAGGTGGCTTTGGAAGACAGTGATGTTCTCGTTGCGATAGTGAATCATGGAATGGTTCCTCCTCGGGGTCCAATCAAGTATGTGCTTCCATCGTAGGGGAACCACGTTCTGGGTGCAATACCTTTAATTAGAAAAAAACTTAAAGTTTACGTTTAAATGTCTCTCAACTATAATGGTAGTAGTATCTTTCATAAGCGATTTATACAGAGAAAACAATAGATGACTTCAAGGAGTGACCGCGGGTGAAAAAGCAAGTGGCGAAATGGTTGGTGGCTACGCTGGTTTTGACGACGACGATGAGTCCGTCTGCAGCGATGGCGGCCAACACGCTCTCAACGGGATCGTTTGTCGACCTGGGGGGAGTTCCGGCCCAGACGCAACAAGCAATTGGGGAAGCGGTCCAACAGGGGTTGCTGCACGGAGACCCGAACGGTGCGTTCCGTCCGACTTCCAGTCTTACGCGGGAGGAATTGGCCGTTGTGATCCAAGAGGCGTTGCAACTTCCGCTCTCGAAGGGAAGAACTTCATTCTCGGACGTTGACCCGAACGGGTGGGCCTCTTCTGCAATCGAAGCGGTTCGAAGCGCAGGAATTATGCAAGGCGACGGGAACGGCTTGTTCCGTCCGACCGAGCTCTTGTCGCGTCAGGAGTTGGCGGTGTTGCTCGCGCGCGCTTCGCAGCAACCGCTCGTTCAACCGCGGGACCCGGATGCTCCCGTGTCGGATTGGAGCGGGGTCTCTTCGTGGGCGCAACCGTATGTCCGCACTCTCTTGGCACTTGGCACGATGAAGGCAGAGGGCGGCAAGTTCGCTCCGGCCGCTTCTCTGCAACGACAAGAGGTCGCAGAGATGTTGTTGCAGACTTTTTTCCCGAAGGAGCGTTTGAGTACGCTTGGAGCGGTTGAAGCGGATCGCGTGTGGATCAACGGCGTGCCGTATCAATTGTCAGAGGGCGTCAAGGGTTTGTTGAACCCGCAGAATGCCAAGGTCTTGCAGGGAGCAACTCTCAAGTTTGAGTCGACGGGTCGCAAACTTGACAAGCTCACAGCGCTGGAACTGCATGCGAACGGCGCGGCGGCAGGTTCCGGCCAGCAAGAGTTCAGCGGCAACTTGGTGCTTGACGGACAGGGGGCGACGCTTGACGGCGGTCTCTCGTTGGCGGGAGACTACCTCAGCGTGCAGAATCTCACCGTCAAGGGAGACTTCAAGATCGGATCTCAGCTCGCCAATGACTTCTCCGCTCGCAACCTGAGCGTGGAGGGCACCACGTTTGTCCAAGGCGGCGACCGCAACACGGTCGTGTTTGAAGACTCGCAGTTGGGCAACGTCGATGTCAGCAAACAAAATGTCCGCGTGGAAGCGACGGGCACGACGTCCGTCGACCAAATGACTCTTTCGTCAGACGCTGCAATCGTCGGAAGCGCGACGGCAAACGTCGGTCAAGTTACGCTGGCAGACGGGGCGAGCCAAGTGGAAGTGCAAGGAACTTTGGGGACGCTCGTGATGTCGGGGAGCCAACCTGTCACGTTGACCGGCAATGCGAACATCGGCACCGTTTCTGTACAGACGGCCGCTCCCGTTACGCTGAACAACAGCGGGACGGTCGGCAAACTGCAAGTGCTCGATGCGGGTTCGAAAGTACAAGTCGGGCAAGGTCTGACCGTTTCCAGCGTGGCTTTGGGCGCGGGCGTTTCCGCGAACTCCATCTCGGGATTGTCCACTCCGACCGGATCGGGCACGACCAATACGGCTCCTGTGTTGCTCTCTGCGATACCGGATCAGGTGGTCACGCTTGGCGGTACCAACTTGCCGTTCGATTTGGCTCCCTATTTCCATGATGAGGAGCAGTCTGTCTTGCACTATATCGTGGCATCGACTGGCCCCAGCACTTGCAAAGTCAGCGTGGACGCCAACGGAGTTGTCACGTTTACACCTCTGAAACAAGGCAAAGCCAAGATCACGGTCGCCGTGGATGACTTTAATTCCCAAAAAGTCAACACGAGCTTCTACGTGACGGTCAACCTCCCGCCCACTTCCGCTGCGATTTCAGATCAAACGGCGACCGTGGGCAGCGGGCCTACGACTGTAGACTTGAACGCCTTGTTCAGTGATCCGGACAATGACACATTGACCTACGAAGCGTCGGTGGCAGACACGAGCGTTGCGACATCCGGGCTTGCAAGCGGGCAATTGTCGTTGAACCCAGTTGCGGCGGGAACGACAACCGTGACGGTGAAAGCCAAGGACGGACGCGGTGGGGAGTTGGAGAAAACATTCCAATTGACCGTCAACCCGGCCCCGCCTGCTCCGAACCAAAAACCGGTGGTAAGCAGTGCACCGAGCAACCAGACGGTAACTGTCGGGGCAGCGGACTACACGCTTGATCTGTCCACAATCTTCACCGATCCGGACGGAGATGCCCTGACGTTTACTGCCACCTCGTCAGATGCGAGCGTAGCAACGGTAACGGCCGTCGGTTCGCAACTGACTCTTCATCAATTGGCAGTGGGGACTTCGACAATTACGCTCACCGCAACGGACAGCCACGGAGAAGCGGAGACCGCGACATTTGTCGTGACCGTCAACCCGGCCCCGCCCGCGCCGAATCAAAAACCGATGGTAAGCAGTGCACCGAGCAACCAGACGGTAACCGTCGGAGCGGCGGACTACACGCTTGATCTGTCCACCGTCTTCACCGATCCGGACGGAGATGTTCTGACGTTTGATGCCAGCTCGTCCGATGCGGGCGTTGCAACGGCAACGGCTGTCGGTTCGCAATTGACTCTTCATCCGTTGACTGCAGGGACTGCGACGATTACGC encodes the following:
- a CDS encoding S-layer homology domain-containing protein encodes the protein MKKQVAKWLVATLVLTTTMSPSAAMAANTLSTGSFVDLGGVPAQTQQAIGEAVQQGLLHGDPNGAFRPTSSLTREELAVVIQEALQLPLSKGRTSFSDVDPNGWASSAIEAVRSAGIMQGDGNGLFRPTELLSRQELAVLLARASQQPLVQPRDPDAPVSDWSGVSSWAQPYVRTLLALGTMKAEGGKFAPAASLQRQEVAEMLLQTFFPKERLSTLGAVEADRVWINGVPYQLSEGVKGLLNPQNAKVLQGATLKFESTGRKLDKLTALELHANGAAAGSGQQEFSGNLVLDGQGATLDGGLSLAGDYLSVQNLTVKGDFKIGSQLANDFSARNLSVEGTTFVQGGDRNTVVFEDSQLGNVDVSKQNVRVEATGTTSVDQMTLSSDAAIVGSATANVGQVTLADGASQVEVQGTLGTLVMSGSQPVTLTGNANIGTVSVQTAAPVTLNNSGTVGKLQVLDAGSKVQVGQGLTVSSVALGAGVSANSISGLSTPTGSGTTNTAPVLLSAIPDQVVTLGGTNLPFDLAPYFHDEEQSVLHYIVASTGPSTCKVSVDANGVVTFTPLKQGKAKITVAVDDFNSQKVNTSFYVTVNLPPTSAAISDQTATVGSGPTTVDLNALFSDPDNDTLTYEASVADTSVATSGLASGQLSLNPVAAGTTTVTVKAKDGRGGELEKTFQLTVNPAPPAPNQKPVVSSAPSNQTVTVGAADYTLDLSTIFTDPDGDALTFTATSSDASVATVTAVGSQLTLHQLAVGTSTITLTATDSHGEAETATFVVTVNPAPPAPNQKPMVSSAPSNQTVTVGAADYTLDLSTVFTDPDGDVLTFDASSSDAGVATATAVGSQLTLHPLTAGTATITLTATDSLGAAESTTFNVTVLAATPNPSQNQAPEVVATIYTQVLTPTVTNDRSYDLAQLFSDADGDTLTFTAVSNSAQAATASVSGNMLTLSPGSGTGSTTVTVTASDGKGGTATYDVNVITAPLVTNGRVTIHTKQGVKENINYDLSTLFPNQTSFKIYEGTPDSTFTGPTPLNGTVWTTPGTTSPLTTWVVAADGTAAVFNVVADPQGASELYFSQYLDAGDGRIAIEMFYNGNGSPGDMATGYSVDVYRYMKNTNTMSVVNVPLHDAYPTMPYILIDSIFYDFFDIINAWYYNDEVDAYNPNTFNFTGLVLKQGTRVVDVLGDPNSHNQFMPNGGTIIRKSGIRTGSQSFSQAGEYNTFPKGTLQFFGQHTM